The following is a genomic window from Patagioenas fasciata isolate bPatFas1 chromosome 1, bPatFas1.hap1, whole genome shotgun sequence.
TGTATTGGCTTCTTCAAGTCTGTGACATCCTTAATATGAAACTGCGTGTCACCAGCAAAGATGGACTTGGAAGACTGGATGCATACGGTCCATCCTGGAAGGTGTTAGCACAGGATGAACCACCTTTCCAAGGTTTCTATCTGACTCTGGAAGAAGCATAGGAGCAATGTTGACACTGCCTGAGATAGATCTCTGCCTGGACAGCATTTTATTGTCCCTTCTCTTAAAGACAGAGTAATTACACATACATTTGAAGTCCACGTCTTTGGCCAGGGTTGACTGCTTTAAGGGGTTAATCTCAACTGGCAGTGTACTCAGGTTGTGCAATGCCCCGTGTCTGAGAGGGGACAGATCTTTTCTGACCCTCATGTTGATCAGTTTGTGACAGCAATAGTAAATCAAATTATTTGGTTTGGTCTCTGAAGCATACCAGCATAGCCTGTCTCACGTGCTGTGTGTGAAGGTGTTTTGAATGAATATAGATATTTtcacgattttttttttcaaaactatcCTCACTTGTAGTGTTACTAATCATATTGGGGGCAGTATAGACAAGAGGAACCAATGACATCCTAGCATCCTGTTCATAATCTTACATACCTTAACTAACTTTGTTCTAAACCCCTGCAAGAGatttagagaagaaaataagtggGAAATTAATGTATTGCTCTAGTTGTACATTTGAAACGTGGGCAGCCTGATATGATACTTAGGGTTCAATGTACATCATTATAATAATTTACCAGTTTATTTATATATACTGCCATAGCACCTGAAGGCTCAGTGTCTCTGGGAGCACAAGGCAGGGAAGGAGCAACTGGTGGGACTTAGGAACTCTGAGTCAAGGAGTGAAGTTGAGTCCGGGAAAAAAAAGGAGTGAGAGTGAGGGAGGTATTTtagtttttttgtctttgttcctcACCATCTAACTCTATTTtaactggcaataaattaaattaattttccccaagtcaagtctgttttgcctgtgatgataTTTGGTAAGTTATCttcctgtctttatcttgacaaATGAGCTTTTTCATCTTGTTTCTTCCTGTGTCATGTTGAAAGAAGAGTGACAGAGAGGGTCGGTGGCCATCTGGCAGCTCAAGCACCATGGTCTGTTAAAGCTACCACCACAATCTGTTGAGGTTTTGGGCCATTGGATGAGGATGAGTTCCCTCCATCGTTTTCTCAGCTCCCCAAAGCTTTCCTCACTGCACATTCTATTAAAtttgcctttcttcataggagagttcttccagcctcagatcattttcACGGCCCTCACTTTCGGTACCACAGAGTGTTACCTTTTGCCGGCTGAGGGAGAAACATGAGCTGACCAGCCTCGGCTCCCTCTGGCACCCATTAATGCCCCTTCCTagctaaacaaacaaataacagatATGCTTTACCCTGTGAAGAACATTTAGAGTTCACCTTTCAGGTTGAATATGTAAATTCTGGTATTGTCATTTCttggagggcgggggggggggggtggcggggAAGAACAACAAGAAGTGAACCAAAACACTCCATAATGCATGTATTTAATTTAATAAGTAttcaattctttttttctctgggaATAAGAACAGAACACAGGATTAGTTTAGACGTCTTGCTTTACAATGCTTTGTACGTGAGATCTTTAATAACCCAATTCTGTGGTGTTGAAGTGAAATTCTTAATACTGTGTTCTGTTTCATGAATTAATTGAATTAGTTATTGTTTGCCGAAGAGCTGGAACTATGCCAGGAGACTGAATCCAGACTCAAACAACATGTGTGTGCATCATATAAAGAAACTGGACTGAGCTCAGAGCCAGATTTTGTGAGCAGAGCTGAACTGAATGCGAAGGCTGGGAGGGTCTGCTCACAGTGGGTGTTAGAAACAGAAGTCCAGACTTGCACACCAATGCTGTAGACAGAGCTGTGGACTTAATCAGCACTTCTAATTAGTGCCCCTGTGAACCCTTGATTAGAAACCCAGAACAGCTGGGAGCATTGCAGGTGCTTTGAATTGTACCTTCTGGGAACTGTGGAGCATGTTCCAGTTTCCAGTGTCGATATTCCTTTATTATGAAGCATATGAACATAACAGAGTACATGAAATATCTGAGAGAGAGGACAAAATCTGGGCTCCCAAAGTCACAGGTGGTAGGGAGCCCACAGGAGCTGCCCTGTATTCGGCTGGTGTATAATCTTCTATATTTGAACATACACATATGTAGCTGTCTCAGAAAAACAGTTCTTCTTTGCAGGCCTCCACCCAGAGTTTTTGCCCTCTTGGCGCTGATAGATCTGACTAAGAAACGTCAAAGGGGATGGGGTGTCAGCACAAGTACGCCAGTGATTTGTACAAGGCAAGGAAACACAGAAATGTCCCCCAATGGAGTTGGAATTTTATTACTTACAGTTTATCTATACAGTGCTGCATTAAATGCATCAATAGACACTCTTGGTATAATAAAGACACTGTTATAGCCGTAAGAAAGTACTTAGACATTCAATGTGGGGTCCTGTCCTCACCTAGCTATTTATACCTCTATTGCCAGTTGTAAATCTATGTGGCTTAAAAACAGAAGCAACCACTCTCCTAACCAGGACAGTTTTAACCGTGTCAGATATCTGTGCCACACTAGGAATCTTTGCTGGGAGCAAAGCTGTGATTGAAACAGGATCTAACCTGTTTGTAAGTGTTGTAACCTCAAGGTGTACCTGGAAGTCCTGCTGATTTTAACTTTGGTTTAGTTAGCATGATTCCTGACATCAGAGTAAtgttgtctattttttttcctcataggtTGACTGGATTAACTGGCTCCCATtcagacagaacctgacagatctgttttgcttttgttgaacTTCTCTACTGCACATCATAAAGATTTCCTAGATCCAGAGGCTGCACAAAAGACACCTGAGCAGCACAAAAATGTGACTCTAACAAGAGACTCCAGGCTTTCTGACAAGGAATTTTCTGCTGATCAGTTTATAATTTAAATGTATAGACAAAGAATGCGTAGTAGTTAACTTGAAAAAATAAGGCGTTCTTATTAATTAGGACTGCCAAAAGGCAGTCACCTGAAGCTTCAGAATGAGTGCTCCCTTAATCCCAAACAAGTCATGTTATGCCCAGCTTCAGGACAACTGCAgcgaaataaaaaataataatgaaagcaTAGTGAGTGTGGGGGATACCAATGCCAACCAGATTGTGGCAAAAGTTGGAACCACTGAAGGGGATGTTAAGAAACCTGATTTGACAGATGAGAGTGGGAATATACACCCTGGAGGATCAGAGAAAGTTACTCATCTGAGTAAACTTCTGACCTTCAAAGACTCGCGGACCTCTCACAGCCGTGTACAGGAAAGTAAGCTGCCCTCCACCACAAGCAGGGAAATGGGGAAAGATTATAGGACCAGCGAAGCTAAGGATATATCAAGGCATATCAGGATTAGCCGAGGACAAAGTCTGTCCAATTTAAAAAGTAGCACAAATGATGCCAACCTGGAGGTTATTTCCAAAGGTGATGTTGACTTCACCCAGAACTTTTCTAAGGGTAAAGTGTCCAGGAATGTGGagatggagaaaataaaaaggctttCTTTGGGAAGACCAAGTAAATTCTCTCCTCAGTCTGAGTCATTCGCAAAAGACTGTGTTGGCCGTGTGTCCTGTAAACGTCTGCTTTCTGCATCATTGGACTCCATTGACAGGTCACACCATTTGATAGGAAATGCAGAGAAATCACAAAAAACATCCACAGATCATTTTATTGGGATGGTATTTCATCCACTAGACAATACCTCAGAggaaaatattgtattttattcCAAACCAGCTACCTcagggaacaagaaaataaataaactagAAAACGTACCAAATGTTAACGTTGAAAGCACACTACATACTTCTAATTCTCAACAGTCAGCTGTTAAGCCCAATGAGATTCCTAGTAAATCAGAAGCACAATTAGGTCAGGGTGATAAAAGCAGAAAACTGGAGCTTAAGACTGCACTATCTCTACAATCTAAAAATACGTGTCAACAGAAGATTGAGAGAATTATGCTGGTAGAGTTGCTGGGATGTCAAAAAGATGAAAATACAGCAATGCAGGAGCAGAAAGGCTCTGGGTCTGACACATCAAAATCTCAAGCATCTCATTTTCAAGACATCTGTAATAAAGTAGAGGATCCATTGTCAAGCCAGGTGGTAACCTATCCTGATGACAAATTGCTAAGCGATAATGTCACCATCagtgaggaagggaggggaagcaatgACAGTAACAACAGGGCAGCTAGTCAGGTTGATGAGGAATATTTTCCTGACAAAGAAGTGGAAACAATATTCCCACTCACCTGCAGCAGTAAATCCAGTGGCAAAGTGACACctagaaaaaatgaaaatttacaTGAGGTTGACGCAGATTGTGCTGAAACAGTTGGCGAACAGTTATCTCTTATACATAACATTAATCTACCTGACAGCAAACCTTTGAAAATTGATGAGAATAAAGTGATGCTAGTCAAAGGAAGTACTGAGGATGCTACTGTACCTGCTTCTGATCTTTTGAATCAACACAGAGTGTGCAGTGCAGAGACAGTGACAAACCAACCACCTGACAACCATGACAGTGATGTGGAAACCTCGAGCCTTTCAGCTCCTAGTAAAAAGACAGCTAATGCACAGAAACTTCCTCCAGATGAAGCACCAGAAAGCTGTAAGGTTTCGGAAAAAGCTGATACATTTTTATGTGTACCAACCCCTGTGCGCCCGGTGACAATGCTGGATGTTAATAGTCAGCCCGTGCTGTCAAACAGTAATTTGAAGGACCTGTATGCACTTCATGTTGAAAAACTGTCACCCTCCTCAGTCCTACCTCCCATTGACAGTACACAGTTGTTAAACATATCCCCTAAAGTGCCTATCAAGACTGCCTGCAGCACTGCCATCCCAAAACCTATCCTGGTCCACTCCAAGGGCTCCCTCACAGATAAGGTGGATGTGGACAGTGATTGCAGTGAAAAGCTAGAAGAAAGCATCGAGGTGAAACCTGCCATACCCAGGCCCAAACCTGTGAGACCTAAAATCATCACCTACATTAGAAGAAACCCTCGTTCAATAGAGCAGCTCGACCCTTCGTTTGCGCCAGCAGGGCTGCCCTTCAGTACACCTGCGTGTGGCATGCCCATCTCTACAGAACAGAAGACATCCAACGGAGGGGAAGCGAAGCCCCCCAGTGTCCTCTACGACAAATTTAAACCTGACCTTCAGAAgccaagacacttcagttctgGGCTGGTGGTGTCAGGAATTAGGCCTCCAGGCCATCACTTTGGTCCGATGAGCGAGAAGTTTCTGCAGGAGGTAAGGAGGCAGCTTTCACAGCCTCTTTTGTATGCTAGGTGGTGATCATTTGCTTACTTGTTGCTGCTAGAAGTTAGTTCTTAAACctcaaataagaaataaattctaAATTAAGGCAATGTGTGACCATTAGAAGTAAACTTACTTAGCTGTTTCTGGCACTGACGCTGTTGCAATGTCTGATCTGTGGCTGGAAGTTGTCCTATGTTCGTCCAGTGTTTCCCACCAAACCAGTCACCTGCTAGTAGTATAAACAGGAATGTTTAGAAATGAAAAGACATGTTGTTTGAATTTATCCATGAAAGGATTTTGTTTTTCCCGAGAAGAGCTTTGGGAGATGAATGTAATTTACCCACAAAGGACTTTTCCTCCTTAATGGGAAATTTGGCAGTTTTTTGCAGACAGAGTGCTAGAGGTCTAAACTAATTCCTTTCTGTTTAGCTGTACTGAAACCCAGGAGCTATCAGAGCTTTCATTAGATTATACATATCACACAGGGAAATATTTGAATTCCATGTATTATATTGACCTGCACCTCAAATATGAAATCTCCTTTCCCTGGAAAGCCTTCCCTAGAGTCAAAAGGTGATGTAAGTTCCTCTGGACACTTCTGGCTCCTGATACTACGTTGTGTTTCCACCTTGATAAGCTGGACAGGAGCCCTGGTTCCCTGAAATCCCTGCTGGGAGGTAAGCAGAGTGGAGGAAGGTTGACCTTGCTTGGAAGGTGAAGAAAGGACAGGGAAGAGGGAGCTACATTCAGTTCTGTGATGCTCCCTTGCATCTGCTTTGAGACATGTGGTAGCTCAACAACGAAGCTTTTTTTATATAAATACTGAAGATAACACTAGTGTATTTAATTTGaaccagtctttaaaaaaaaaataggtttttgtttttttttttttctgtacgtCTTGTGGTGTTACTGAGGCTATTTTAATGCCTGGCTCATTCTGCATACAGCATTCATCAAAGGAATAGCATTGAAATAAATTGGGTGACAGTGTTGACAATCAGAAGTCAGCAAACACCCAAATTAGGATATCATGTGTGACTTTAGATTGGCCCTTATGGCATGTTAACAGACAACCTACTGAAGTGATCATGGATTATAGTTTTCCAGAAAACACCATGTCATCCAAAACGCAGAAAGGACAGTTCTCACTGCCCTTTCCCCTCTACCTTCAGTTTCCAGCTCTGTCCCTTTATTTTGTGTCCCATTATCTGAACTGCCTGAACTGATTTGACGACTCTTTTCCCAAATAGTTGCCTGAACTAGGCACTTGACGAGAAAATTCTTGCTGGAGGTGTTAATGTTTGATGATGCTATAAACTAAGTAACACACAGGAAAGTGTTGGGCATCCTTACCTGCTACTGTGCTGCCAGCTCTGCTTGGGATTAACCAATCTATGGAAATTCATGTATGCTCCAAGTATTTGCTTCAGACTTTTCAGCTCTTTATAACAAGTTCACTGAATGGGGTGAGTGGGGAGCGAGCAGACAGCCACACACAATAAAACTCTGAGCTGAGCTTCCTTTCAGTTGGCAGGCAGCAACAGATCTTCTCTTTAAAAGTCATTCATAGAAAAATCTAGTACAGGATGCTGATCACGCTCTTCAAAAAAGTAACGTATTTCTTGAGAGATATTGGGGTAAAttatggttagacttgatgaCTTTAAGGGCGTTTTCCAACAAAAAAGATTCTATTCTAAAGCCTTCTCACTTCTCTCAGCTTGAGAAGAAGATGGGGTTTTTATGCTTGTGAATGTGTGTATATAGTGAAATCTGATCGAAATAAATTCagcagggagagaaaatataactgaatcttTTCCAGGAAAACAATCTCATATCCAGAAGTTTAAAATAAGAAGCTAAACATCTTCTGCAAATCTCAAGAATCATCTATACAGTAAAAACCTGCAACCGAACTTGTAGAAATAGGTCATAGGAgtataataaaaaaagagaactgGATGATCTAATGGTAGGAAGTAGGActacaaacaaaggaaaaaatatagcGCAAAAATATAATGTTCAGTGTTTGTTACTTCTGCTCTCCTAGTTCCGTGCAAAGGCCTCAAAGATTCTATATTTAATCATTTAAGGCCAATCTTGTCTCTTTTAGCATATTAAAGATTTGCTAAATTAGAATTGAAGCTCTTGAAGCAACTAGGATCAAAGCTTCTATAGTCAATGTTGAAGTGCATATTCTAAATGCTTATAACTGCTAAATAGAAATTGATTTGGCATATTATATGCATCATAACTTACAGCAGAGTTAATTAATCGACAGTTACATTTCTTCCTAGGGACCCTATGGCAGTTTTTTGattaatttttaaacaaatttgGTTCAGAATTCCTATTTCCtgagccttttttttcctctgacctaAATGGGATGCACTGAAAAAATATTGATGGGTCCTTTCTAGATTATGATGTTTTTACATTTTATACAAAAATGGTAAAGAAGTTGGACTCTACCCCAAAGAGCAAAGGATTCTTTGCAAATGAGAGAGGTGGAAGCTACTGACACTGCTCTGTGCCTTTGTCCTGAGTCCTAGAGCAGCACAGCGAGGTGGGAGTCAGAGCCCAGCTTGAGTGCTGAAAGATGCGAGGGCTGAATTGGTGAACCAAGTCATTCCCTGATTGCAAGTTCCCCCATAACAGCCAGTTTGCTGGAAATATTTCCAGCTGGGGACTTACTGTGTTGTCCTCACAGTATACACCCGTTGAAATACTGAGAGATTTGTCAAGGATTTTAGCAAAGCAGCATCTATTTGTGATAAACAGCAAATGTTTCACATCTCatatttttttagtttgtttggttgggtttgttggctttttgtttggttgggttttttttgtttttttgttttttttttcatgtttgttttcacCAATTCAAACGGACAGCTGGGTTTTTTAGCTCTGATTTGGAATATTCAACAGGCCCCTGAAAATGTCATGTGCAGAAATGTGCTCATCTCCACAACCAGGTCTCCTTTCAGAAGCTTCAAAGGCGCACATCACAATGAACATTTTACAGTAAGAGCATATAGGGAGTTTTTTCTCACACAAACGATTTGACAATATAATTTCTGTGTCAAAATGAACTTAAAATAccttcagctttatttttaactATCTAAGTTAAAACCAGCTTCCTCCAAAATTGTATTGCAGTAAGGATATTTCAAATAACTTATAATAAAAATTCAACTTATACACTCTCTTGGTGTAGGGAGGGagttgagggagtgcggtctgaaTGATCGggtggtgaggtggactgcgaactggctgaaggaaagaaaccagagagtcgtggtcagtggggcagagtctagttggaggcttggatctagtggagtgcctcaagagtcAATACTTGGGCCAGTAtcattcagtatattcatcaatgatttggatgagggaatagagtgtacatcagtttgctgatgacactaagctgggaggagtggctgacacaccagaaggctgtgctgccatccagtgagacctggacaggctggagagttgggtggggaaaagtttaatgaaatgtaaTAAAGGAAATTGTAGAGTATTATGTCTGAATAGGAACAATCCCaaattccagtataagttggggaatgacctattagagagcagcataggggaaagggacctggggacagcaggatgaccatgagccagcactgtgcccttgtggccaggaaggccaatggcatcctggggtgtattagaaggggagtggttagtaggtggagagaggttctccttcccctctactctgccctggtgagaccacacctggaatattgtgtccagttctgggcccctcagttcaagaaggacagggaactgctggagagggtccagcgcagggcaacaaaggtgattaagggagtggaacatctcccttatgaggaaaggctgagggagctggggctctttagtttggagaagaggagactgaggggtgaccttattaatgtttacacatatataaaaggtgagtgtcacaaggatggagccaggctcttctcggtgacaaccaatgataggacaaggggtaatgggttcaaaccggaacacaagaggttccacttaaatatgagaagaaacttcttctcagtaagggtaacagagcctggaacaggctgcccaggggggttgtggagtctcctactctggagacattcaaaacccacctggacacattcctatgtaacctcatctgggtgttcctgctccagcagggggattggactgggtgaccttttgaggtcccttccaatctctgacattctgtgattctgtgtatctGTGTCTGTTGCTAACGTCACCTTTTAGGACACTTAACAGTAACTTTGTTTTCACTAATTGAAGATCTTCCGTTCGTCTATTTGCTTTTGGGAAATGAAACAATTCTTTATTTGTGTTTAATTGTGTATTGAGACTGTACCATATATGTTTGTGGGGAGCTTTTTATATGGTAAGAACATCACTTTTTGAAAGTGATTGTCAGTTTGTAGTGCTCAGAAGCCCATATTTACAAGGAGGCAACATCAGCCTTTATAAGCAATTTAGAGCTCTATGTTTTCTGGATTTATTAATTTATTGCATAATATCTGTGTTAATGATTTCTCTGTAGGTGGGGGAAAGGCCTACAAAAGATGAATTTTGCCCTCCACCATATACTCACTATGAGGTCCCGCCAAGTTTTTATCGATCTGCCATGATACTGAAGCCACAGTTAGGACTGGGTGCAGTGTCCAGGTTACCATCTGCGAAGAGCAGGATTCTCATTGCGAGTCAAAGATCCTCAGGTAGCTGTCTCCATCAGCAAGGAGAAATAACGAGTGCTCCCAGCCTCTATCATCCTGATGCTTCAGGTAAAGTATgaactttctttccttccctttaacTGTAATCaccaataagattttttttttcagacagaatTATCACAAAATGAGCAGCATCCTGACCTGATACTACAAAGCTCCAGCAGCACTCTTTGAGGTGTGTCTGTTTACCCTGGGGCAAGGCTGACTAGGGAGTCTGAGACTTGCATTAAGGTTGTTGACAAGTCATTGCCAAAGAAGGAGAATTAATTTCAGTAATAATTCTCATTGCACTCTTTTTTATCTTCCACCTCCTTGTAAATGCCTGCAAAATCTTTGCTTTTGTCCTGCAGAAGATAATGGGACATTTTCTTCCACCATGAAGACCCCATTGTTCAATATGAATATGATGTTCCTCGCCGTGTTGTGCTCTGAAAGCCTAAGCAGTGTTCAGATGTGCCAGCAGAGATCTTGATTCTCTGAAGCCCTGGTACACACCTCTTTGGAGACAACATTTCTAATGCCTTTTTCTTCCCAGCTACTGCCCAGATGAGCATGACCCTGGGCAGAATTACAGCGGAGGGAAAAGCAAGACAAGAGTTGAAAGGAGAAGTGTCCACAAGACAGAGATAATAGTTACTTCTATGGGACACTCCTTGGTAGCCTGGAAAAGCTTGGAGGTTTTCACAATGTACATTTAAACAGCAGCAAGTTCAGAGACAACTGGAAATCAGTCATTGCCAGAGTGAAACACAGCAGCTGTTTAACAATCTGTAAGTCTGCAGACATTTTTAAGAATAGTCGTAAGGGATAAAGTTAAGTAATGACATGGTCCCTCCTCTTGCCCCAGAACAAGATTCCTTCTGATAGATGTTTATGTAAACTGCTCATGAAAAACTACTTATAAAAACCTTCAGTATGAGATCCTGCAGCCTCTGAAAGCAGGCTGTTTCCATGCACTACCTGCTTTCAAGTTAAGTTTCCCCTACTTTTTAGTCTAATCCTCTTTTTCAAAATTTACTTTCTCTTCTGTCTGGAGTGGACGTGGGGTTTTCTCCTCTTTGCAGGTATCTCAAAACTATTGCTCTCTCTCCCAAGTGGCTATTTCTCCATACTAAGCTGCTAAAAATATTTATGAGCAGAATGAAAATGGGCCAGAGTGTCTTGACTTACCCTGAGAGAACAGTACCAGTCAGTAAAATAGGTTACCAGGATTTGGGGCTTATCAGAAAATCAAGGTTCTTTGTAACACAGTGCCTCTTGCCACCATCATTTACTATCTGACCCTGCATCTGGAGTTTATCTACATTGATGTCATTGGCAGAAGCGGACCAAGATGAGCTGTGTGTGACTTCCGAGAAACTGCAAGATTGCACACTGAGCAGTAAATACCATTTGAGCCCTGTGAGTTGAGTTCAGTCAGCATTGAACATGGGAATACAGGTGCAGAGAGCAATTGGATCATATTTTCCATTTAGTGAAACTGCAAGAGCCTGCAAGTTCAGGATATGAGTAGGGTAAGCCGTTGAGTAACAGGAGCCAGCCTGGGAGATAGATATGAGAGGAATATATGGACAGGATTTAATAACAATCCACTGTCTTTTCTGATCCTCAGAAATAAATGTTGCCTTGATTTTTATTCATCCAACTTAATTATCCTGCATCATTGATGACTGCAtacattacttttccttagtcATTTTTATCCATATGAGAACTTGTGTTTCGTGTATTAACTTACTGTCTTCCTATATCTTGTGACATTCCAATTCTAAACAGTATCAGCCTTCAGTCTTATTAATTGCCTGtaatactgattttaaaaatgcCAGTGAAAGAGAACAATACATAGGGAAATTGCACTAGCTGTTAGTGCAATTTCTATTCCACTGAAGTTTCTATGTCCTAAAGTTTTCCAATTTCTCAgaagttggggttttttgatcTTATCACTGATTATTTCTTGGACCTTTCCTGCTTTGGAGGTCAAACTTAATTCATAGCTCTCCATATTTTCCTTCCTACAACTgttattttgtttgcttctctTGAGTCTATTGATACCTTGCTGTTTCAAAGATGCTGTTAAAGATAACTCATGGTAGTACAATAATCTGTCTGCCATCTCTTGCGGGATCCCGAAGATTGCCTGATTTGGTCTTTGGGCTCTGACTGTTTTTATTGATTTTAAACTACCCAAGACTTGTTCTGGGAAGGTTGCTAATTTCTCTAGTTTTTCACTGTCCACCCCAGGATATATTGTTTTCAATTCTGGCATCTCACCTTCCATTTTCCTTGCGAGATCAagaacatgtttaatttttctgtgACATCGTATTCTGTTGCAAAGTACTTCCTATTGCTCTCTGTTGATTCAATGCCTCCCCTTATTGATCTTCCATGTATTCCTGATATCTTCTATTAGTTACTTTACATTCTTCTATTTTTGGCATTTTATTTCCCAATTATCCATTCAAGATTGGCTTATAATCACCTTTGCATTGTCCAAAGCCTTTT
Proteins encoded in this region:
- the MTUS2 gene encoding microtubule-associated tumor suppressor candidate 2; protein product: MSAPLIPNKSCYAQLQDNCSEIKNNNESIVSVGDTNANQIVAKVGTTEGDVKKPDLTDESGNIHPGGSEKVTHLSKLLTFKDSRTSHSRVQESKLPSTTSREMGKDYRTSEAKDISRHIRISRGQSLSNLKSSTNDANLEVISKGDVDFTQNFSKGKVSRNVEMEKIKRLSLGRPSKFSPQSESFAKDCVGRVSCKRLLSASLDSIDRSHHLIGNAEKSQKTSTDHFIGMVFHPLDNTSEENIVFYSKPATSGNKKINKLENVPNVNVESTLHTSNSQQSAVKPNEIPSKSEAQLGQGDKSRKLELKTALSLQSKNTCQQKIERIMLVELLGCQKDENTAMQEQKGSGSDTSKSQASHFQDICNKVEDPLSSQVVTYPDDKLLSDNVTISEEGRGSNDSNNRAASQVDEEYFPDKEVETIFPLTCSSKSSGKVTPRKNENLHEVDADCAETVGEQLSLIHNINLPDSKPLKIDENKVMLVKGSTEDATVPASDLLNQHRVCSAETVTNQPPDNHDSDVETSSLSAPSKKTANAQKLPPDEAPESCKVSEKADTFLCVPTPVRPVTMLDVNSQPVLSNSNLKDLYALHVEKLSPSSVLPPIDSTQLLNISPKVPIKTACSTAIPKPILVHSKGSLTDKVDVDSDCSEKLEESIEVKPAIPRPKPVRPKIITYIRRNPRSIEQLDPSFAPAGLPFSTPACGMPISTEQKTSNGGEAKPPSVLYDKFKPDLQKPRHFSSGLVVSGIRPPGHHFGPMSEKFLQEVGERPTKDEFCPPPYTHYEVPPSFYRSAMILKPQLGLGAVSRLPSAKSRILIASQRSSGSCLHQQGEITSAPSLYHPDASVDLKKGSCPSAAKSNLPKPCQSGLRPPGYSRLPAAKLASFGFVRSSSVSSVSSNQSNDSAQSDQSRTTNRSSFGNEEQTTPKVSAPSKDVPKGSSKSTTQVSSSTATPRRSLLPAPKTTTAPAGQKKEVQRDQDANRPAVSSPKRSAVTATKLHSPGHPKQRPSTPKNGFSPKPGESRDAEKQFIQRLKEKCDEQARQLSSIQDELKRAVCGFDVFAVTTQHFFRQNENALVKIKELGVELAKIRDEVAFNTARWKKLQSEKEELERRFEEEAKQLGRQQQEELRALEQQLQEEYSSKRESLQEQHRLQLEQVKLQHQDQVEDITAIHEAAMLQLENNHIVTITVLRDENDCKIQELNTAHKLEKAQLEENFEKLRLSLQDQIDTLTFQNQSLKAKADRFEEALKKNTEEQLKIVRAPYLHLEKDLKSLKHVLEMKNHQIHQQEKMIMELEKQAEKNLKLEEKITVLQQQNEELRARIEQNTVITRQLSEENANLQEYVEKEVEEKKKLSRTNEELLWKLQEGDAVSPVKLPPTSSTSFYRCSSGNTSPAKVRTLRR